CGGACGGGTTTCATGACACCGTGGAGGCTGCATGGCAATCCGTGAGTGACATCGACCCCTTCCGCCACCTCATGCTGCGCATGCAAGCGACCGCGCACGGGCTCACAAGTTGGAGCGCCAAACGGTGGGTAATGTGCGCCTCAAGCTTGCGATCTCTTAGGAGCTCCTCCTCAAGTTCGATACCGCGCAAGATCATAGAGCCTCGTCTCCTCATGAGGACTGGCTGCGCCGGCAAATCAAGGCCTCCTACGTTGGCCTCGCCTCGCTCGAGCGGACTATTGCCCGGCAGCGCTCCCGCCTCGCCTCACTCAAGGACGGTGACCCCAACACGTCCTTCCACAACCTTGTGGTCGACGGGCAAGTGATCACAGACCCCTGCGACATGGCCGTTGCGGCGTATGCGCACTTTGATGGCCTCCTGGGCTTCACGCCCCCCTGTGAGTGCGCTCTGGAGCTTGAGGCGCTGATCACGCCCTTCAACTTGGACGACCTCAAGGCCCCCTTCGACGCCGAGATATGGAACGATGTTAAGCACCTGCCCGCGCGCAAGGCCCCTGGCCCCGACGGCTTCATCGCCGAGTTTCTTCACGCATGCTGGCCCATTGTTCAGCAGGGTTTCATTGCTGTCTTCCAGCAACTTTACGAGTTGAGAGGGCGCGGGTTCAGCTGCCTCAACCAGGCGCTCCTTACGCTGCTCCTGAAGCGCGCGGATGCCAGGGACCTCGGCGACTACAGGCCCATAAGCCTCATCCACCTCGTCGCCAAGATCTTTGCTAAGGTCCTCTCGCTCCGCCTCGCGCCCAAGCTAAATGCCCTCGTCAGCACCAGCCAAAACGCGTTCATCCCGGGACGAAGCCTACATGACAACTTTCTCCTCATACAGCAGTCTGCGCGCCTGTTACATCAACTAGGCATGCCGCGCGTTCTGCTAAAGCTGGACCTGACTCGCACTTCCGACTCGATCAGCTGGCCATTCCTCTTTGACATCCTGCGCCAATATGGGTTTGGTGCCAGATTCCTAGGCTGGCTAGCGATCTTGCTCTCGTCGGACAGCGCCAAGGTGATCATGAACGGCAAGCCAGGCCCGCCCATTTGGCACCGCTAAGGACTACGGCAAGGGGGCCCCATGTCGCTCCAACTCTTTGTTCTCGCGGTGGACACGCTAGGCCGCCTTCTCCGTCGCGCCACCGAGTTGGGTATCCTGCAGCAGCTGCACCCCCGGCGTTCGATCCCTTCCGTCTCGCTGTACGCGGACGATGTGGTCCTGTTCTGCCACCCCACGTTGAGCGACACATTCGCTGTCAGGAGCGTCTTGCAGCTTTTTGGGCGCGCATCTAGCCTTCACGTCAACTTCTCGAAGAGCTCCGCCACCCTGATCCGAGGCGACACGGTGGGCGCCGCGCCGGCCCTCGACCTGCTGCACCCATTGTAGAGATGCCGATCACCTACTTGGGCATCCCGCTCACGTTGCGGCGGCCCACTGCTACCCAACTTCAGCCCGTCGTTGACAaggtcgtcggcatgctaccttgCTGGAAGGCGCACCTCATGAACAAGGCTGGCCGCCTCGCGTTTGTCAAGGCGATCCTGATGGCGATCCCTATCCATCAACTGCTCGTGCTTGCCCCTCCAAAGAAGACCCTGAACGAACTTGAGAAGATCCACAGAGGCTTTCTCTGGGCTGGGCGCGCGGAGGCTAACGGCGGTAATTGCCACGTCAACTGGCAGCGCGTCTCCAGGCCTATCTCTCTTGGCGGGCTTGGCGTTCGCAATCTGGCGCGCACAGGCCTCGTGCTCCGCACACGGTGGCTATGGTTCAGCCGCACGGACCAAGGCAGGGCCTAGGCTGGGCTGGACCTGCAGTTCAGTGACGACGAGCGTGCGTTCTTCTTCGCCTCTACCACCATGTCGGTTGGGAACGACACGCGGGCCCTTTTCTGGGAGGACCGGTGGATTGATGGGCGCTCCGTCCGCGAGATCGCGCCATGCCTGTACGCGTGCATCCCCAAACGCCGCCGTAAGCTCCGAACCGTGGTGGACGGCCTCCTCGCCAACCGGTGGGCGCAAGATATCTAGGGTGTCATGGGAGTCCGGGAGATGCAATACATGCAGCTATGGCACAAGATTGAGCACACTACTCTCTCCGCTGAGCCAGACCGCCTAACCTGGAAGTGGAGCGCGAACGGCACCTACTCCACCAGATCAGCCTACCTCGCCACATTCCACGGCTCCATCCCCTGTGACGCATGGAAGCTCACCTGGAAGTGTTGGGCGCCCCCGCGTGTCAGGTTCTTCCACTGGCTAGCTCACCTGGATCGCTGCTGGACCGCGGAACGCCTCGCCCGCCACGGCTTGCCGCACCCGAGACCGCGTTGCCCACTTTGCGACCAGGCGCCCGAGACCAtgaacctcctcctcctcgcctgcccCTTCGCCCGGGAGGCCTGGCACGAGGTGTTCAGTTGGCTTAGGGTCCCATGCCCCCCGCCTGCTCACGAGCCATCTCTCAATGACGTGGCAATCCGCAAGGCAGCTCGCGCCCAAGCCCATGCGCAAAGGCCTCGCATTTGCGGTCCTACTCGTCCCTTGGATGCTATGGAAGCACCACAATGACTGTGTTTTCAACCAAGGCCGCCTCCTGGTTGCTGACCTGCTCACGAAGATCAAGGAGGAGGCCACCCTTTGGGCCACCGCTGGTGCGTTAGGGCTTAGAGCTATCATCCCGCAAACCTGGGACGTCCATTGACTACCATCGCGAGCTGTAACCGCCCTTTTCAATACAATGAAACGCAAGCTCTTTTGCGTTTTCTCTGGAAAAAAATGCTAATAGATCCTATAGTTTCATAACTATGATTACAGATTTGGCATTTCATAACTAGAACACTTAAATATAATCCATTGCCACATACATTAGAGCAGTAACGTTAAACGATTAGCAAGACATAAAAATAGGCGAGCTAGCGCAACAAATTCGAGAACTACCCTTTTATGAGAAATGAACATATTGATTTGACTGAAAGTACTGTAAACCAAGACGAGGTAGTAGCATACACTTTTGCGAGCAAAGGTAGGAGGCGCCTCTGGTGACTGGGATAATCAAGTAACAGCATTTCAGGACCTTCTGGTGTAATTGAAAAGGCCCTCCTTGACAAAGCATATCTCACAGCAATTGCTAGGCCTACCTGTAAGCATGGGAAAGAAAGAGTGCATAACCACAGTTAAAATAATATGTAGGCATGGAAAATTGATCGAAAGCTAATATCCTCTGGGTGACTagtactgactagtgactacttgcTTATTGCTGGCACTATCTAGTCTGTACTAGGCCAAATGTATTCCTCAAAACAAAAATGTCATGATGTTCCATTGTTGGCCGGTAAAAAGCTGAAACCAGCTGGTTCCATCAACACACGGTCAATGTTCACATTTCAACCAAACTTATCTGGGTGATCAAAAGTTCAGACTCATAACCTGTCCCTGTCCATGATGATATTCCCCTTCATTTGAGCCAGACAGACCACCAGACTACCTTTACCAACTTCCACTGGTCTAAACTAACGAGTCCAATTTCAATCATCCTATTGCTGCAAGCTTATGGAGTTAAATACATCTATATTCTATACCTATGGAACTCATGAAGAAAAAAGTATGGGATAACTTCCATGTATTTACCGAAAAGGAAAGGCCACCCAACATACCTTTGAAATATAAACCGCGTTAACTGCAATATTTACCCGGCCAAGAGTAAGAGGGGACAAAAATGCTGCAAACCTCTGCAAATAAGAAACTTTGTTAATTTGGAAGTAAGAATAAAACGAACGTAGCAAACTGAAGCTCTGTTGACAGCTCTCCCCTCTTCTAACtgtatgcgagagagagagagagagaaatggtgGATAGGTGGGGTCCGGTACCTGATCTGGGTTATCTATCATGCTAACATATTTCCCATCTGGCAAAACATCAGCAACCAGATTCAGCAAATTCTCTCGAGGAACACGTATATTGTTAAACCTGAAAGGACAGTCAAACATGGTTGACATACAATAAATGCCATACAGATACAGTAGACCAAAGGATCTACAAATACAATGACTCACCAAATCCGACCATTATCAACACCATTTAGTCCAATCTTATGGCCACAGTCAGCTATATGGATATTAGGCAACACATTTTCATCTTGATCCCTGATCTGAGCTATGAAAGCGTGGACTCCTTCATTTCTTCCATTTATATGGAGCTGAGCAAAGACGATTGTATGTGTAGCATGCTGTAAAAGGACATAAACACTTATAGTAGCTTATAAAGAAATGTGAAGCCTATATGTACACAAGAAGGTAAGTGAGATTTCATCTCACATTAGCAGCTCCACCAATCCAGTATTTCTGAGCTGACTCACAGGGAGTATTTATCACAAACTCTCCTGTTTTGGAATCATAAGTTGCTACTGTCTCAATTCCTCGTACCTTCAAGTTCGTCAATAGAAGAGAAGGAAAGCTTCATCAGTACAACTAACATAGGTTACTCAATCAAGAAAAGACATCGTCACCACTTACATTGCTCCCATGACCCAATTCTGTCATTGCAAAACAACCTTTGATAACATAGTTTTCTGTGTCCAACAACCATTTGTCATGATGGCGCTTCGTTCCAAGAAACTTGACAGCGCCTCCCCTTAAATGCACGCATAAAAAAAGGTAAACATCAGAAGATTCTCAATGAAAGGTGGAACCTGTTTTCTTCCAGAACATCCCAGAAATCACAAGAAAATCTTAGAAATTATCATTCTAGTTTTCTGGACAAGATTGCTTGTCACATACTAGCATACAACCCTACAAAATTGATATCCAAAAGCATATCCCTAGATCATCACAAAAGAGGACAATAATAAAAAAGAAAGCACTAAACTTTGAACCAAAATAGGTGTGGTCTTCAATTTTCATCACTATTTCTGACACCATGTTCACCTTAAGTTGTGTGCTAAATATCCTAGATTTAAAACTATTCAAAGATATCCAATAAATAGAACAGAACGAAAAATCCAAATTTTGGCACAATTTACAACCGTCGGGCAGGCACGGAATTTTAGAATGCTAAGTGACAACCTTCCAGGTTCCGGTAGCCAATGCTAGCACCATTTCCCGGTGGTGCAAATCCAACTATCAAAAATGGAAATAAGAAGCAATTCCCCATTGGTAGCAAACGGTTATCCAGAGGAAATAGTAACAAAAAGGAAAATACCTATACTCCTTTATCTTAAAAGAACAAACCAACGTGGTTAGCTACTTAGCCAGCTTTCATAATTAAGTGCTGCCACAGCGTCACAGTATCTGTATGGATAACTCTTATTGTGAAAAGAGCTACAGTATACACATTAGAAGCTGCCAGTCCAGCAAAACAGAAAGACAAATTAAATGCATAGAAAAGAAACCATATTGAGAAGCCGGACAGCTGAAATAACCGGATGGTGCTGGTCCAGTCGACTGTCAGCCCGCTGATCGTGGAGGCCCAGCCCATCCGGAGCGCATATAAATTCATGTGGCTGCGTAAAGGTTTGCTGGATCCCTCACTAGGTTTTCTAGACACCAAATCGGAAGTGCGGCGGCTAGGTCGTGGTGTGCATCGTCTTCTccgccctcctccccctcctccactcgtgTGTTCCTTTGCAGAGCTGGTCGCCATGCGTTCTCGCGAAGACCAGCGCACGACCAAGCGGCCTCTGGACCTGCTGGATCCAGAGGCGGAGCGCCGCAGTGAGCAAGATCTACGCGAGCAGGCGCAACGAGAGCGGCGGCCGGCTCGCGAGGGGGATTTGGATCCTCCTCCGCCGTCGCGGAACAAGCAACAGAACAGAAAGAAGGAGCGAAGGCGTCGGAGTCAAGATCTGCAGCGTAAGGAGAAGCAGCACCAGTTTTGCGGCGACCAGGTTGAAGATCCTTTTGCAAAGAAATCAAAGCATAAGCCATCTGGGTCACTGGCTCTGCCAGCCCAGGCGCAGCTGGCGCTGCCTTCCTCCTCGCAGGGCATGGCCTTGGCGCCCATCCTGGTCGAGGAAGCGGAGCGGCTAGAGTGCTTCAAGTACGGCCGCATTGGGCCCTTCCAATCGCAACGCCAGTTCAAGCCACTCTGTGTGTTGTGCAAGGAAGATGGGCATGCTTCTGCTTACTGCCCCTCCTGTGGCAAGCTACTGATGCTTCAAACTATGGGCCACACGATCCCAGGGGAGGGCTTTTTCTGCTTACAGTTCAAGGAAGAAGACGATGAAGACAGTGGGGTGCTTGGGGGCAATGCGGCCATCATTTCGGCAGATCCAGGCACCCTCTCTCAGTGGATTCTGGAAGATGAGCTCAGGCACCTTGTCGAGGGGGCTTGGGACTGGCAGGTTGTGCAAATCTCGGAGGCGGAGTTCACGGTAGTCTTCCCATCCCCGGACATGTTATGGATGGCCACCCGCAGTGGGAAGTTGTTCCTTCCCCTCAACAATATCACAACAAGGATCCGCGAGTTGGTCTGGGAGGAGCCCAAAGGGGAAGTGATGCCGGAGGTGTGGGTGAGGCTCTCGGGAGTGCCCAAGAAGCACAGCCGTGAGGACAGGCTGATGGCTGCCATGTCTATGATTGGCCTCCCTCTGGTGGTAGACGAGCTCTCGCTCATTCGTCCGGGGCCAGTGAGGATGAAGTTCGTGTGCTGTGCTCCAGCCAAGCTGCGGGGCACGGTCAAGATCTGGTTCAACAACATTGGATACAACATCACGTTGGAGCCGGAGCTCAAGCCCATGCGTAAGAGTGGAGGCCCGCCTCCTCCCAATCAGAACAATGGCAAGGGTCCTGATGGCGATGACAAAGACAAGGAAGAGAGAATGGACGACTAATCCATCGGCACTGAAGCTTGGGACAAGTTGGGCGACAAGGGAAAGGATGGCGGTGCTTCTAACGGGGCCAGTGCCATGGCGGTCGATTTGGTGCCTCCCCCAGCCCCATCCTCGCACCCACAGGCCATGGCTAAGGGTGGGCCAAGCAATGCTCGTGCCTCTAACTTGCTATCGCCGCTTGTTCCTTTGGTGCCGGTGGTGCCAGAGGCTCATCCTAAGGGCATCCCAGCGTCATGCGAGGGCTCTGGTCTCACGGTGCAGCTCTCCCAGTCCCCGCTGTCGATGAGCGTGGGTGGCAGCTCTCCCTCCAATGTGCTCAACAAGACGCTGCCGCTCACACCGGCGCCGACCACTGGTAAGGCTTTCAATCTACCTCCTGAAGATCATGCAAACATTGGCTGGGCTAGCCATGCGTCGTGGGAATTCAGCAAGAGCAACTCTGGCGGCCAAGTTAATAAGACGACGGGCCGCAAGCAGGCGTCCAGGGCAGTGCCAGTTCTGGAGGGTACGGGCGCGCCGAAAACTCCCCGTCCGGTGGTGATGGCTCTCGCCTCGCCTCATCTTGCCTCTGGGACTGGGGGAGGGGAGCGCTCCACCCCTCCCTCCGGTGACCCGCTACGCGACAAGGTGGCGGTTGTGGCGCTTATCTCCAAGGCCAAGCGTTCCAAGGCGGCTACGGTAGGTCCCCGTCGTTCGAGCGTGAGGCCAAAGGGCCCCAAGGGCTATCTCTCCTCTCTCGAACGTGCGCAGCTGCTGACAGCAGAGAAGAACCTCAAGCTCACAGGTAACAAAGTTCCAAGATATTCCGTTCTAGATGCTTTCTCTGATGATCACATGCTCGGGTTTTTGGATGATTGCGGGGTTGATTCTCCTTGCGCGGGCTCCTCTGCTGATCTTCTTTCACTCATTCAATCGAAGGAGCTGGCGCAAGCTGCCTTAGCGGAGGCAGCTGCGACTAAGACTGCGACGGCTGGCATGGAAGCAGGGACTTCCGTTCCCAAATCAATGGTGCCCATGGAAGAAGGGGTGGTGGCTGGGGCGGCTGCTCTTTCCTCTCCTCGCCGTACTGGCACGGTGAGGCGCGTGGCCAAATCTTAGAAATCATATTATCTAGATGAGGTACCTTTTCTGGAACATCTATGGGTTCGGCCATGTTGGTAGGAAGACGCAACTGAAAGAGTACATGCATAATGAATCGATTGACATTGTTGCTCTCCAGGAGACAATTAAGTCTGATTTCAGGCACCACTATTTTCTCTTCATTGACCCTCTAGAACGCTTTGCTTGGCGCTGCACTCTGGTGGGCTGCTTCTTGGTTTTAATCGTGATTGCTGTGACATAGTTTCCTGGGACGAGGGTGTCCGGCAGACACCCGTTCTGTGGATTTCTTGGGAGAAATCCAGGCCAAAGTTGTTGCTTGCCGCGGCCCACCTGCTCACTGTGGTGGGCGGTGATTTTAATTTGATTCGCCCCGGTGCTGACAAAAATAACGACATCTATTGGCCACGGGTGGCACTTTTTAACAATGCGATCGCGGCCATGGTGCTTAGGGAAGTGGCCAGATCAGGGGCATGGTACACTTGGACTAACAAGCAGCTCGCTCCGGTCCGTAGCGTTCTGGACCGTGTGTTTGTGTCCTTTGAGTGGGAGATGTTGTTCCCCCTATGGAACCTTATCGCTGAAACTCGCATAGTTTCGAATCATATCCCACTTGTTCTGTTGTCTGGGGAGGACCGTTTGCGGCTAGATTCTTCTTTGAGAAACTGCTTGGTTTGAAGTGAAGGGCTTCAACCAGATGTTCTTAGATAAGTGGGATGCAGTCCCTGCCAGGATTGGGTAGCAGCGCACCCCCCTGGACATGTGGGTTGCTGCTGCAGCTTCGTGCGTTGCTGCAAGGCTGGGGAGCCAACCGGGGCGTGACGACAAGCTGCTCGGGGCTAACCTGGTCTCGGAACTGGCTGCCCTGGATGTCCAGGCTGATCAGAGACAGTTTTCTGAGGCTGAATGGGCGCACCGATACGCCATCGAAAATTTAGTGTTGTCCATTGTTCGCTCTGGGGAGCAGTACTGGCATCGTAGGGGTGGGCATCTTTTTTCCATTAGCGTAGGCATCTTTTCTTCCATTTTCAACGGGTTTGCATTAGGAACCGTAGATATCCCACGCCTCAACTTTGTTATTCTCTCGCCAATCCCGAAAGTGCAAGGTGTAGACAATATTCATCAGTGTAGGCCGATTGCTCCCATCAACGGCACTTTTAAACTGTGTGTCAAAGCATGTGCTTCCCGTATGGCCCTGATAGCACATAGGGTTATTCATAGATGCCAGTCTGCATTTATCAAGGGCCGTTTCATCCTGGAGGGCCCCGTTGCGCTCCAGGAGATTGTTCATGAGCTCAAATGCACAAAACAACGAGCGATTCTCAAACTGGACTTTGAGAAGGCTTACAACCAGGTTAACCGGGTCTTCTTGTGGGAAGTGCTGTTTCGTAAGGGCAAGGCGATCCCCTATCGCTGCTTCTCTATAGTTTTGTTGTGGATGCTCTTTCTTCTATGTGGCCAAACTAGCGGATCAGCATAGGATCACCACTGTTAAGTTGCTGCAGCTTTGTTTTGAGTTGATGTCCAGCCTGAAAATTAATTTCCACAAGTGCGAGGTGGTGTCCATGGGGTTGGACATTACTGAGGATAGGAGGGTTGCGGACCTTCTCAATTGCAAGCTAGGCAATTTTCCCATTTCTTACCTGGGTCTCCCAATCTCCACCAAAAACATTTCCATAGAGGAGTAGGAACCTCTGTGTGCCAGTGTGGCGGGCAGGGTTTGCCCGTGGCATGGCAAATTTATGTCTTCCGGGTCTAGGCTGATCCTTACCAATTCTAGCTTGTCTTCGCTGCCCCTGTTTACCATGGGTATGTTCCTCCTAGCCGATGGGGTTCATGCTAGGCTGGACTCACCTTGTTCCAGGTTCTTTTGGGAAGGGGCCGGTTCCAAGCGTAAGCATCACATGGTCAAGTGGGCAGCAATATGTCACCCCAAGAACCAGGGAGGGCTAGGGGTGATAAACTCCAAACTCATGAACGTAGCTCTCCTTTCCAAGTGgatctggaaactttcccaaaatgctTCGGGGCTTTGGGTGGATCTTCTTAAAGCCAAACATTTTCCCGACGGATTCTTTTTCGAGTCTGCTGCCCGCGGCTCGCCGTTCTGGAATGGGATCCAACTGGCTTTTGCCTTGGGGGCTAAGTTTGATGTTAACAACGGCGGTCAATCGTTTTTGGTTCGACTCATGAGTGGATAGTCAGCCGCTTTTGATGGAGTTCCAGGCCCTGTTTTCGCTGAGGTTGAGCCAAACATTTTGGTGGCAGAGGCCTTGAGTTCCTCACCACCGGCCATTGCCTTTCACCATGAGCTCTTCCCCATCGAGTGTGGCAGCTGGGCTTGCCGTGCGCTAAGGTGGGTTCGATTAGTTTGAATAATAATCCTGACCAGGTGTAGTGGTACCTCTCTTCCTCGGGGCAGTTTCCGGTTCAGTCGTTGTAAACCAAACTTACCAACGGCCCTGTTTTGAATGTAGCCAGGGAGCTTTGGAAAGCTAGAATTCCCCTTAAAGTCAAGATCTTAATGTGGCAAATGTTCCG
This portion of the Triticum dicoccoides isolate Atlit2015 ecotype Zavitan chromosome 7A, WEW_v2.0, whole genome shotgun sequence genome encodes:
- the LOC119327853 gene encoding uncharacterized protein LOC119327853 isoform X1, whose amino-acid sequence is MAVDLVPPPAPSSHPQAMAKGGPSNARASNLLSPLVPLVPVVPEAHPKGIPASCEGSGLTVQLSQSPLSMSVGGSSPSNVLNKTLPLTPAPTTGKAFNLPPEDHANIGWASHASWEFSKSNSGGQVNKTTGRKQASRAVPVLEGTGAPKTPRPVVMALASPHLASGTGGGERSTPPSGDPLRDKVAVVALISKAKRSKAATVGPRRSSVRPKGPKGYLSSLERAQLLTAEKNLKLTGAGASCLSGGSCD
- the LOC119327853 gene encoding uncharacterized protein LOC119327853 isoform X2; its protein translation is MAVDLVPPPAPSSHPQAMAKGGPSNARASNLLSPLVPLVPVVPEAHPKGIPASCEGSGLTVQLSQSPLSMSVGGSSPSNVLNKTLPLTPAPTTGKAFNLPPEDHANIGWASHASWEFSKSNSGGQVNKTTGRKQASRAVPVLEGTGAPKTPRPVVMALASPHLASGTGGGERSTPPSGDPLRDKVAVVALISKAKRSKAATVGPRRSSVRPKGPKGYLSSLERAQLLTAEKNLKLTAMGSAGEASRR